Part of the Williamsia sp. DF01-3 genome, TCTCGCTGATCTGACCGACGAGCAGCAGGCGGCCGCGATGGAGGTCCTTCGCGCCCTGTTGAGCGAAGAGGGGTACGAGACGGTCACCGGCATCATGGGCGGCGACGAGTACCTTCACGAGAACAGTAGTTCCACCGAAGAATCCCTGGGCCAGTACTACATTGCCTTCTTCGGTGACCCGTCCGACACCAGCGCGTGGGAAATCCAGTTCGGTGGACACCATTTGGGTATCAACGCCACCCTCGACGGGTCGACCGATAAGATCACGTTCGCACCGACACATTTGGGCATTCAACCCGCGGTGTACACCGACGCTGAGGGCAACCAAGTGCGACCGTTCGACGGGATCTACACCACCGCGTTCGCGTTTTACAACAGTCTGACCACCGAGCAACAGGCCACTCTCTATCAGGGCTCCACGGTGGCGAACATGGTGTGTGCTCCTGGCAGTACCTGCGCCTACCCCACGGGCACAGGTATATCCGGTGCGGATCTGACCGACGAGCAACGGCAATTGCTTCTCGAGGTGATCGCGAACTGGGTCGGATTGGCCGATGAGCAAACCACCTCTGACGCACTCGCGACGATCGAGGCCACCCTGGATGAGACGTACATCAACTGGTCCG contains:
- a CDS encoding DUF3500 domain-containing protein: MMFQTSACTRSVHRGRLAIASALLSGGLLLGGCTTDATTIPSTASSTSAASASTSITTNDATSTADTISTSTEAADAFLATLSAEQREQVTYDYDDDTKTTSWSNFPITFVDRAGVNLADLTDEQQAAAMEVLRALLSEEGYETVTGIMGGDEYLHENSSSTEESLGQYYIAFFGDPSDTSAWEIQFGGHHLGINATLDGSTDKITFAPTHLGIQPAVYTDAEGNQVRPFDGIYTTAFAFYNSLTTEQQATLYQGSTVANMVCAPGSTCAYPTGTGISGADLTDEQRQLLLEVIANWVGLADEQTTSDALATIEATLDETYINWSGATTYDMTQGDGIYFQISGPDVYIEFAAQQGSAGADVAGVTTSGWGHVHTIYRDPTNDYAGSVTQQAASGMGGGGPAGGQAPTGTAPDSG